One window of Branchiostoma lanceolatum isolate klBraLanc5 chromosome 6, klBraLanc5.hap2, whole genome shotgun sequence genomic DNA carries:
- the LOC136437386 gene encoding sodium-dependent proline transporter-like: MESKNDVDVKDELLYSNSKDAEAAEKSSDEETPTRDQWSAKVDYLLSMIGYCVGLGNIWRFPYLCYRNGGGAFLIPYVIMLLLAGIPMFFIELALGQYAGLGTLPVWDCLPILKGIGYSMIIISAWTSIYYNMIIAWALYYLFASFTSELPWHHCGHWWNTASCVETWDVANRTDNTTNFTRVSPSEEYWHHRVQQYSSSISETGKVSWELALCLLLAWVLVFFCLFKGVKSTGKVVYFTATFPYIMLLILLVRGATLPGAIDGVLFYITPDFNRLTEYQVWYDAASQIFYSLAIAFGAVLTMASYNKFNNNIQRDAIMIPLINCGSSVLAGFAVFCFIGFMAHELKVDVKDVVASGPGLVFIVYPEALTLLPAPPFWAICLFLMILTLGLDSMFMTVETITTALVDEFPKLLSKYKTWMLLGFCVGMYLLGLTQCTQAGIYWLTLMDWYAAGFSLFVTAFFQAIGISWIYGIKRFCADIKAMIGHEPNIYFKICWMFISPALMMFILIFSLVTYTPVKYNDIEYPRWAVNLGLLMAFSSIFMIPLVAILTVWRQEGTLLERVRAACRPAARWGPSSSAPKPEPDVTYSANGNGKLYPDVKILHAEMKVGDEDPDSALIKASRV; encoded by the exons GATGCTGAAGCTGCCGAGAAATCCAGCGATGAGGAAACCCCTACGAGAGACCAATGGAGCGCCAAAGTGGATTATCTCCTCTCCATGATTGGCTACTGTGTGGGTCTGGGCAACATATGGCGGTTTCCGTATCTCTGCTATCGCAACGGTGGAG GAGCCTTCCTTATCCCATACGTCATCATGCTGTTGCTTGCTGGGATACCCATGTTTTTCATTGAGCTGGCGCTAGGGCAGTACGCCGGCCTGGGGACGCTACCTGTGTGGGACTGCCTACCGATACTCAAAG GCATTGGCTACTCCATGATAATCATATCTGCTTGGACCTCCATCTACTACAACATGATCATCGCCTGGGCCCTGTACTACCTGTTCGCGTCCTTCACCAGCGAGTTGCCATGGCACCACTGTGGCCATTGGTGGAACACGGCCTCCTGTGTGGAGACATGGGACGTGGCCAACAGGACAGATAACACAACCAACTTCACACGGGTCAGCCCCAGTGAAGAGTACTGGCA ccaTCGAGTCCAGCAGTACAGCAGCAGTATCTCCGAGACCGGGAAGGTGAGCTGGGAACTGGCGCTGTGTCTGCTGCTGGCCTGGGTCTTAGTCTTCTTCTGCCTTTTCAAGGGAGTCAAGTCCACTGGAAAG GTTGTGTACTTCACTGCTACCTTCCCGTACATCATGCTTTTGATACTCCTAGTACGCGGTGCGACTCTGCCGGGGGCGATAGACGGCGTGCTCTTCTACATCACTCCGGACTTCAACAGGCTGACAGAATACCAG GTCTGGTACGACGCGGCTTCGCAGATCTTCTACTCCCTTGCCATTGCTTTCGGGGCGGTACTGACCATGGCAAGCTACAACAAgttcaacaacaacatccagAG GGACGCAATCATGATCCCGCTGATCAACTGCGGCTCCAGCGTGCTTGCCGGGTTCGCCGTGTTCTGCTTCATCGGCTTCATGGCGCACGAGCTGAAGGTGGACGTCAAGGACGTGGTTGCTTCTG gACCCGGACTGGTGTTCATTGTGTACCCGGAAGCCTTGACTCTCCTCCCGGCTCCTCCCTTCTGGGCCATCTGTCTGTTCTTAATGATCCTAACGCTGGGTCTGGACAGTATG TTCATGACCGTGGAGACCATCACCACAGCTCTTGTTGATGAATTCCCGAAGCTGCTGTCAAAGTACAAGACTTGGATGCTCCTCGGCTTTTGCGTCGGCATGTACCTACTCGGACTTACTCAATGCACGCAG GCTGGGATCTACTGGCTGACTCTGATGGACTGGTACGCTGCAGGGTTCAGCCTCTTCGTGACGGCCTTTTTCCAGGCTATCGGGATTTCCTGGATCTACG GCATCAAACGTTTCTGCGCTGACATCAAGGCCATGATCGGCCATGAACCCAACATCTACTTTAAGATCTGCTGGATGTTCATCTCCCCAGCGCTGATGATG TTTATCCTAATCTTCAGTCTGGTGACGTACACACCAGTGAAGTACAACGACATTGAGTACCCGCGATGGGCAGTGAACCTGGGTCTGCTCATGGCATTCTCCTCCATCTTCATGATACCTctggtcgccatcttgacaGTATGGCGGCAAGAAGGAACCCTCCTGGAG AGAGTTCGAGCAGCATGTCGACCCGCCGCTAGATGGGGTCCGTCCAGCTCAGCACCCAAACCGGAGCCGGATGTGACGTACAGCGCTAACGGAAACGGCAAACTATACCCGGATGTGAAGATTCTCCATGCTGAAATGAAAGTTGGAGACGAAGACCCCGACTCAGCACTGATTAAAGCGTCTCGGGTATAA